From a region of the Alnus glutinosa chromosome 1, dhAlnGlut1.1, whole genome shotgun sequence genome:
- the LOC133860034 gene encoding uncharacterized protein LOC133860034, with protein sequence MAGDTRWSSHLRSVSSLIKIFGPACEVLLKIIDVGTTSSQRAKADSVYQVMTSVEFVFILHLMKETMQIIDHLYQELQSKSQNILNAMNLVSSTKASIQQYRGDKWDDLLTNVKSFCEKRNIDVPDMNTRYVERRVELLILGSPLDPRAARESFRINDICQLVNKFYPQDFIDFEKEQLEIELNHYKHNVVQHSSFQALSNIFGLCQWLVSTRKSTIYQLVFRVIVLVLTLPVSTAATERAFSAMNIVKIRIRNKIEDEFLMNSLIVYIEREVAATISIDSIIDGFRDSKTQRVPF encoded by the exons ATGGCTGGAGATACTCGTTGGAGTTCTCACTTGAGATCAGTTTCTAGCTTGATCAAAATTTTTGGTCCAGCTTGTGAAGTTCTTctgaaaataattgatgtggGAACTACTTCTTCCCAACGAGCAAAAGCAGATTCAGTTTATCAAGTAATGACTTCAGTTGAATTTGTCTTCATCTTGCACCTCATGAAAGAAACAATGCAGATCATTGATCATCTATATCAAGAATTGcaatcaaaatctcaaaatattttaaatgccaTGAATCTTGTTTCATCCACTAAAGCATCTATCCAACAATATAGAGGTGATAAATGGgatgatttacttaccaatgtgAAGTCATTTTGTGAGAAACGCAATATAGATGTCCCAGATATGAATACTCGTTATGTTGAGAGACGAG TGGAGTTGCTTATTCTCGGCTCACCTCTTGATCCTCGAGCCGCACGTGAATCTTTCAGAATTAATGATATTTGTCAGTTGGTAAACAAGTTTTATCCTCAAGACtttattgattttgaaaagGAACAGTTGGAAATAGAACTTAACCATTATAAGCATAATGTAGTTCAACATTCGAGTTTTCAAGCACTGTCAAATATTTTTGGATTGTGCCAATGGTTGGTTAGTAccagaaaatcaactatctaccAACTTGTTTTTCGAGTTATTGTACTTGTGCTTACTCTTCCCGTTTCTACCGCAGCTACAGAACGAGCATTTTCAGCCATGAATATTGTCAAAATTAGGATtcgcaacaaaattgaagatgagtttCTAATGAATTCTCTAATAGTGTACATCGAAAGAGAAGTTGCTGCAACAATTAGCATAGATTCAATCATAGATGGTTTTCGGGATTCAAAAACACAACGGGTTCCATTTTAA